One stretch of Rhizoctonia solani chromosome 8, complete sequence DNA includes these proteins:
- a CDS encoding ribosomal Proteins L2, C-terminal domain, producing MLGAMELNILRSICIPNGLIEGFTDSPPPTKRSLKLLANSSPSSPQTALATTPDASDLAAAVASTNLSLGVLRARTLKPGNVLPLRLIPAGALIHAISLSPVGRASLVRSAGTFAQVVAHDEKGLWTQVRLQSGEVRNIMQRCVATIGKVSNPDWKHRNLGKAGRSRWLGHRPHVRGVAMNACDHPHGGGRGKSKGGKHPRSVWGWLTKGRRTRRSSDRDGNKFVVKERPRGVQRNN from the exons ATGTTGGGCGCAATGGAACTAAATATTCTGAGATCGATATGCATTCCCAACGGGTTGATTGAAGGGTTCACCGATTCTCCGCCCCCGACGAAACGCTCTCTCAAGCTACTGGCCAACTCTTCGCCTTCGTCTCCCCAAACCGCACTTGCCACCACCCCAGACGCATCAGACCTCGCCGCCGCCGTCGCTTCCACAAATCTCTCCCTCGGTGTCCTTCGTGCTCGTACACTCAAGCCAGGCAACGTCCTTCCTCTCCGTCTCATCCCAGCTGGCGCCCTCATCCATGCCATCTCCCTCTCCCCGGTCGGCCGAGCCTCGCTCGTCCGTTCAGCAGGAACCTTTGCTCAAGTCGTCGCCCACGACGAAAAGGGCCTCTGGACCCAGGTTCGACTCCAAAGCGGTGAAGTGCGCAACATCATGCAGCGATGCGTCGCTACCATTGGCAAGGTCAGCAACCCCGACTGGAAACACCGCAACCTGGGCAAGGCAGGACGCAGTAGGTGGCTAGGCCACCGTCCACACGTCCGTGGTGTGGCCATGAATGC ATGCGATCACCCCCATGGAGGAGGTCGTGGAAAGTCCAAGGGAGGAAAACATCCGCGCTCTGTCTGGGGCTGGCTTACCAAGGGGCGTCGCACCCGCCGGTCCTCCGATCGGGATGGGAATAAGTTTGTGGTCAAGGAGCGACCTCGTGGTGTTCAGCGGAATAACTGA
- a CDS encoding glycoside hydrolase family 79 protein: MTRLWTGILVVTAAVSNAAVTVYRAGDHGAYVTTTTSAASASFTGTAAYDPTILTPPPPPAQLNRDFVLSQSEPEGVSIPIPGSYLGFSIELSVANRVIGKNSSVLSVPFLNHIANVVNRAGAIRLRVGGNTQERAILRSEGFPGGEILIKTQEGNTTTSTPHVEFAPELIKMLANVAGLVKTDIFLGLNFMDINDLSNQVAFAAMAEEMLGSNLHGIALGNEPDLYERPGHMKRPNPYNFDQYMNEWASVSNALATNPAYTNHQILMGPSTCCAASNPRWNNLALADAGYLQRFANELKIITVQRYPRNNCQINGVEDPQLLFANYLTHEQISQLADEYAEFSGVVQAAGKPLYMFETNTAACGGFPGISDSFGAGLWATDWALKLAATNFSSTLLHVGGQNDYYNPFTPPPTNQSSFRQWTTGSVYYTALITAEFFGKSGKSRIMDLNANNGENLTPGYVVYEDGQPTRVLLINYVDDPSGGHDIVARIQIGAQGTQQPAASPRQVRVKYFEAPSVSFKGNMTWAGQTLGNHFESDGRLKGEEVIHTIQCDATTNQCAIPLKAPSLALIFLTDAALQNSSPTEGATASFETTFRTRERHTATIDQAVLSTSNGRGGGGGHRIGSTSFGSIGNGGTPNLYTPGMGLLVGLTTGIMMILKYGR; encoded by the exons ATGACTCGCCTCTGGACTGGTATATTGGTTGTGACAGCAGCCGTGTCCAACGCCGCCGTCACCGTTTACCGAGCCGGCGATCACGGAGCATATGTCACGACTACGACTTCAGCCGCCTCCGCCAGCTTTACTGGAACAGCGGCGTATGACCCCACCATCTTGACACCCCCACCGCCTCCTGCGCAACTCAATCGTGATTTTGTA CTGAGCCAAAGTGAACCAGAGGGTGTGAGCATTCCTATCCCCGGCTCATACCTTGGATTTTCCATTGAATTATCCGTCGCAAACCGAGTCATTGGAAAGAACTCCTCAGTCTTATCCGTCCCATTTTTGAACCACATAGCCAACGTCGTCAATCGTGCTGGCGCTATTCGTCTTCGAGTGGGCGGAAATA CGCAAGAACGAGCAATTCTGCGTTCCGAAGGGTTTCCTGGGGGTGAAATTCTGATCAAGACCCAAGAGGGAAATACTACCACCTCAACCCCTCATGTCGAATTCGCACCCGAACTCATTAAAATGCTTGCTAATGTCGCTGGTTTGGTCAAAACTGATATCTTCTTG GGGCTCAACTTTATGGACATAAATGATCTATCAAATCAAGTGGCTTTCGCTGCAATGGCTGAAGAAATGCTAGGCTCGAACCTCCATGGTATCGCATTAGGTAACGAGCCTGATTTGTATGAGCGGCCAGGTCATATGAAGCGCCCCAACCCTTACAATTTCGACCAATACATGAACGAGTGGGCGAGCGTATCAAATGCGCTGGCCACCAACCCCGCATATACCAACCACCAGATCTTGATGGGGCCTAGCACGTGTTGTGCAGCCAGTAATCCCAGGTGGAATAACC TGGCGTTGGCCGATGCCGGTTACTTACAGCGTTTTGCGAACGAGTTGAAGATTATCACCGTTCAAAGGTACCCTCGTAATAACTGTCAAATTAATGGAGTCGAGGACCCACAACTTCTCTTCGCTAATTATCTGACCCACGAGCAAATCAGCCAACTCGCTGATGAATATGCCGAATTTTCTG GCGTTGTCCAAGCAGCAGGGAAGCCGCTATACATGTTTGAAACTAATACGGCCGCATGCGGTGGCTTTCCTGGTATTTCAGATTCTTTTGGTGCCGGATTGTGGGCTACGGACTGGGCACTCAAGCTCGCCGCCACAAACTTCTCTTCCACTCTCCTCCATGTCGGCGGTCAAAACGACTATTATAACCCGTTCACTCCTCCACCAACGAATCAATCTTCATTTCGTCAATGGACTACTGGCTCTGTTTATTATACTGCTCTCATCACTGCCGAGTTTTTCGGAAAGAGTGGCAAAAGTCGGATCATGGATCTCAATGCCAACAATGGTGAAAACCTCACGCCCGGTTATGTAGTATATGAGGATGGTCAACCGACTCGTGTACTGCTCATTAACTACGTGGATGATCCATCGGGCGGGCATGATATTGTCGCCCGCATTCAGATCGGCGCTCAGGGAACTCAGCAACCTGCTGCGAGCCCACGACAAGTTCGAGTCAAGTATTTTGAAGCGCCTAGCGTCAGTTTCAAGGGCAATATGAC TTGGGCTGGTCAAACTCTGGGTAATCATTTTGAATCTGATGGGCGACTAAAAGGCGAAGAGGTCATACATACGATCCAGTGCGATGCCACAACGAACCAATGTGCTATTCCACTCAAAGCACCATCCCTCGCGCTCATCTTCCTCACTGATGCCGCTTTACAAAACTCGTCTCCTACGGAAGGCGCGACTGCTAGCTTCGAAACTACATTCCGGACTCGAGAAAGACACACTGCAACGATCGACCAGGCTGTGCTTTCTACGAGTAATGGCAGGGGCGGAGGGGGCGGACACCGAATTGGTAGTACGAGTTTCGGAAGTATTGGAAACGGAGGGACACCGAATCTGTATACTCCTGGGATGGGGCTTTTAGTTGGTTTGACCACTGGTATCATGATGATATTAAAATATGGTAGATAA